From the Magnetococcus sp. PR-3 genome, one window contains:
- the coaE gene encoding dephospho-CoA kinase (Dephospho-CoA kinase (CoaE) performs the final step in coenzyme A biosynthesis.): MYLLGLTGSIGSGKSTVSAMLVEHGAHLLDSDHFAREALEPGTTQWQAVIDRFGVDVLTEGSEALRPLDRRKLGQIVFADDQARKDLEGIVHPYVWRMQGKFLSKMAEERPETVVVMDVPLLFETHGEGRCDMAVVVACGDQQWSRLQSRHGMSDEIKKRIIAQQMPEEDKIKRGDWIIWNTGDIEETQKQVDKLWRMALVGAKSGAGEAWPDGWHKYGY; this comes from the coding sequence ATGTATCTGTTGGGATTAACGGGATCCATTGGTAGTGGTAAGAGTACGGTTTCGGCCATGTTGGTGGAGCATGGCGCACATTTGTTGGACTCTGACCATTTTGCTCGGGAGGCATTAGAACCAGGAACCACACAGTGGCAAGCTGTGATTGACCGTTTTGGGGTGGATGTTTTAACGGAAGGGTCTGAAGCTTTACGTCCCTTGGATCGACGTAAATTGGGACAGATTGTTTTTGCCGACGATCAAGCACGTAAAGATCTGGAAGGTATTGTTCATCCTTATGTCTGGCGTATGCAGGGTAAATTTTTAAGTAAAATGGCTGAGGAACGGCCCGAAACCGTCGTGGTGATGGATGTTCCCCTTTTATTTGAAACCCATGGGGAAGGGCGGTGTGATATGGCTGTGGTGGTGGCCTGTGGCGATCAACAGTGGTCTCGACTGCAGAGCCGCCATGGTATGAGTGATGAGATAAAAAAGCGGATTATTGCCCAGCAGATGCCGGAAGAGGACAAAATTAAACGGGGGGATTGGATCATCTGGAATACAGGGGATATTGAAGAGACCCAAAAGCAGGTGGATAAGTTGTGGCGTATGGCCTTAGTAGGTGCCAAAAGTGGGGCAGGGGAGGCCTGGCCTGACGGTTGGCATAAATACGGATACTAA